In a genomic window of Pelecanus crispus isolate bPelCri1 chromosome 1, bPelCri1.pri, whole genome shotgun sequence:
- the MYF6 gene encoding myogenic factor 6, translated as MMMDLFETGSYFFYLDGENGALQQLEMAEGSPLYPGSDGTLSPCQDQMPPEAGSDSSGEEHVLAPPGLQPPHCPGQCLIWACKTCKRKSAPTDRRKAATLRERRRLKKINEAFEALKRRTVANPNQRLPKVEILRSAISYIERLQDLLHRLDQQEKMQEIGGDPFSFSPKQGNIPSSDFLSTCSSDWQSVSDHSRALGVSPKEGGSIVESSASSSLRYLSSIVDSISSDEPKLPSVEEVVEK; from the exons ATGATGATGGACCTTTTTGAAACTGGCTCCTATTTCTTCTACTTGGACGGGGAGAAtggagccctgcagcagctggagatggcAGAGGGATCCCCACTGTACCCAGGCAGCGATGGCACCTTGTCCCCCTGTCAGGACCAAATGCCGCCAGAGGCCGGCAGTGACAGCAGCGGAGAGGAGCATGTGCTGGCACCCCCGGGACTACAACCCCCTCACTGCCCCGGCCAGTGTTTGATCTGGGCTTGTAAAACTTGCAAGAGAAAGTCGGCCCCCACGGACAGACGGAAAGCAGCCACCCTGCGGGAGAGGAGGAGACTGAAGAAGATCAACGAAGCCTTCGAGGCTCTGAAAAGGCGGACTGTGGCAAACCCCAACCAGAGGCTGCCCAAGGTGGAGATCCTGAGGAGCGCCATCAGCTACATCGAGAGGCTGCAGGACCTCTTGCACAGGCTGGATCAACAGGAGAAGATGCAGGAGATCGGGGGGGACCCCTTCAGCTTCAGCCCCAAGCAGGGAAAT ATCCCCAGCTCCGACTTCCTCAGCACCTGCAGCTCCGACTGGCAAAGCGTTTCGGACCATTCCCGAGCCCTGGGAGTCAGCCCCAAGGAAG GAGGCTCCATCGTCGAGTCGTCGGCCTCCAGCAGCCTCCGCTACCTCTCTTCCATAGTGGACAGTATTTCTTCCGACGAACCCAAACTGCCCAGCGTGGAGGAAGTGGTGGAGAAATAA
- the MYF5 gene encoding myogenic factor 5, with protein MEVMDSCQFSPSELFYDSSCLSSPEGEFPEDFEPRDLPPFGVHEPPEPACSEEEEHVRAPTGHHQAGHCLMWACKACKRKSTTMDRRKAATMRERRRLKKVNQAFETLKRCTTANPNQRLPKVEILRNAIRYIESLQELLREQVENYYHLPGQSCSEPTSPTSSCSDGMADCGSPVWSARGSSFDAVYCSEMAHGYAAEQSSTLSSLDCLSSIVDRLSPAEEPGLPLRDADSLSPSASIDSGPGTPGTPPPRRTYQAL; from the exons atggaggtgaTGGACAGCTGCCAGTTCTCCCCCTCCGAGCTCTTCTATGacagctcctgcctctcctcGCCGGAGGGCGAGTTCCCCGAGGATTTCGAGCCCCGGGACCTGCCCCCCTTCGGCGTCCACGAGCCCCCCGAGCCCGCCTGCTCCGAGGAAGAGGAGCATGTCCGGGCTCCCACCGGCCACCACCAGGCCGGCCACTGCCTCATGTGGGCTTGCAAAGCCTGCAAGAGAAAATCCACCACAATGGACCGGCGGAAGGCGGCCACcatgagggagaggaggaggctgaagaaAGTGAACCAGGCTTTTGAGACCCTCAAGAGATGCACCACTGCCAACCCCAACCAAAGACTCCCCAAAGTGGAGATCCTGAGAAACGCCATCAGATACATCGAGAGCCTCCAGGAGCTCTTGAGGGAACAGGTAGAAAACTACTATCACCTGCCGGGACAGAGCTGCTCCGAACCGACCAGCCCCACTTCCAGCTGCTCCGATGGGATG GCCGACTGCGGCAGCCCCGTCTGGTCGGCGAGAGGCAGCAGCTTCGACGCCGTCTACTGCTCCGAGATGGCCCACG GGTATGCCGCCGAGCAGagcagcaccctgtccagcctgGACTGCCTCTCCAGCATCGTGGACCGCCTCTCCCCGgcggaggagccggggctgcccctcCGCGACGCCGACTCCCTCTCGCCCAGCGCCAGCATCGACTCGGGGCCGGGGACGCCCGGGACGCCGCCGCCCCGACGGACCTACCAGGCGCTAtga